A single region of the Brassica rapa cultivar Chiifu-401-42 chromosome A03, CAAS_Brap_v3.01, whole genome shotgun sequence genome encodes:
- the LOC117132585 gene encoding uncharacterized protein LOC117132585, with amino-acid sequence MSNDDQIRPRQRRSRGGMGSQSRGSSSHVQDSVSPHSSYQTSPSPLLAPAAPSPAAAPAPGPAAAPGPLGVMRVAELVRQPGRDHLPYLTEYPHGHGQTWFNRSGNGISAWINRMMYSALDSGHPTFTHFPAIAEGCRL; translated from the exons at gtctaatgatgatcagatccggcctcgccagcgtcgtagccggggtggtatggggagccagtctcggggttcttccagccatgttcaggattccgtttcgccccacagctcataccaaacatctccctctccattactcgctcctgctgctccctctcccgctgctgcacccgctcctggtcccgctgctgcacctgGTCCTCTGGGAGTGATGAgggttgcggagttggttcgacagcccggtcgtgaccatcttccctatctcactgagtatccacatggacatggtcaaacatg gttcaaccgatccgggaacgggatcagcgcatggatcaaccgtatgatgtactcggccctcgacagcggacatccgactttcactcacttccct